In one window of Nitrospinaceae bacterium DNA:
- a CDS encoding ABC transporter ATP-binding protein codes for MSLILARDIVKTYSTGEIEVQALRKVSFEILEGSFVAFAGPSGSGKTTLLNLIGCLDKPTAGGLVVAEMAVARLNRIQGAKFRGENIGFIFQNFNLMPVLTAFENIEYPLTMVQTLPVQERTERVTELLEAVGMADQRNKYPEQLSGGQKQRVAVARALVTRPKLVLADEPTANLDHDTAHIIIQLMKKMTEKFNTTFIFSTHDSRIIGEAEVVYTLEDGRITNREVAHA; via the coding sequence ATGAGCCTGATTTTAGCTAGGGATATCGTGAAAACCTATTCAACCGGAGAGATCGAGGTCCAAGCCCTACGGAAGGTGAGTTTCGAGATTTTGGAAGGCTCGTTTGTCGCCTTCGCGGGGCCATCGGGGAGCGGCAAAACCACGTTGTTGAACCTGATTGGTTGCCTCGATAAACCGACTGCGGGAGGCCTTGTAGTAGCGGAAATGGCTGTTGCCCGACTCAACCGGATACAAGGCGCGAAGTTCCGGGGAGAAAATATCGGTTTTATTTTCCAAAATTTTAACCTCATGCCCGTTCTGACTGCTTTCGAGAACATTGAATATCCGCTCACCATGGTTCAGACCCTCCCTGTCCAGGAGCGAACCGAACGAGTAACAGAGCTTCTGGAGGCTGTCGGGATGGCGGATCAACGGAATAAGTACCCAGAACAACTCTCGGGCGGCCAAAAACAACGCGTCGCTGTGGCTCGGGCGCTGGTGACGCGGCCTAAGCTTGTTCTAGCCGATGAGCCGACGGCCAACCTGGATCACGACACCGCGCACATTATCATTCAATTAATGAAAAAAATGACGGAAAAATTCAATACCACTTTTATCTTTTCCACTCACGACTCCAGAATCATTGGCGAGGCCGAAGTGGTCTACACCCTTGAGGACGGCCGAATCACCAATCGGGAGGTCGCCCATGCGTAA
- a CDS encoding ABC transporter permease, with translation MRNLFKIAIRNLLRFRRRTLLTASLICIGVVFVLVFNSVTGSFKNLMIGQITDSFLGDVQIHRRGYVASMDNLPLTMNLTGQELTLIEKAIAENKAIASYSERIKFGGLFSNFNESTNIRINGVDPEKEFATVPMLLSRIIKKKKDPSPTKTSLMKGSILVPELLARGLKLKVGDTTVVVATNKDGSVNGKTFKISGIMESATGPGGRDGYIHIADAREILRLRKKEVSEIALNLKNLGQAKQVANVLRTSLAGVLNKKGKPKFEVHPWPKLSPFANIAKMIDVITFFIRLILIAVVLISILNVMMMSVYERVREIGTISAIGTPPRTILSLFLIEGLCMGIFGAIVGVVLGGGTIFALNLIEIPFEFGRGGSFILTPSIHPLEVILVSGLVIVISVLASLQPAYKASRMEPIDALRHV, from the coding sequence ATGCGTAATCTGTTCAAAATTGCCATTCGAAATTTGTTGCGATTCAGGCGTCGAACCCTTCTGACCGCCTCCTTGATTTGCATCGGCGTGGTTTTTGTCTTGGTGTTTAATTCCGTTACGGGGTCGTTCAAGAACCTCATGATCGGACAGATCACCGACTCATTCCTGGGGGATGTGCAGATTCACCGCCGGGGCTATGTGGCCTCCATGGACAATCTTCCCCTGACAATGAACCTGACGGGGCAAGAGCTCACCCTCATCGAAAAGGCGATTGCCGAAAACAAGGCCATTGCCTCTTATTCAGAGCGCATTAAGTTCGGTGGGCTGTTCAGCAACTTCAACGAATCGACCAACATTCGTATCAACGGCGTAGACCCCGAAAAAGAGTTCGCGACTGTCCCCATGCTCCTCTCGCGGATAATCAAGAAGAAAAAGGATCCGAGTCCCACAAAAACATCGCTGATGAAGGGGTCAATTCTGGTTCCCGAACTGCTTGCCCGAGGGCTGAAGCTGAAGGTTGGGGATACGACCGTGGTGGTCGCGACCAACAAGGACGGCTCGGTAAATGGAAAGACGTTTAAGATATCTGGAATCATGGAGAGCGCTACCGGTCCTGGCGGACGGGACGGATACATTCACATTGCCGACGCCCGGGAAATACTTCGACTGCGGAAAAAGGAAGTTAGCGAGATCGCCTTGAACCTGAAAAATCTGGGGCAGGCAAAGCAGGTGGCCAATGTGCTTCGGACTTCCTTGGCCGGTGTGCTGAACAAGAAAGGTAAACCGAAATTTGAGGTCCATCCCTGGCCGAAGCTGTCCCCGTTCGCCAACATCGCGAAAATGATTGATGTCATCACTTTTTTTATTCGCCTGATCCTTATCGCGGTCGTTCTGATCAGCATTCTCAACGTCATGATGATGTCGGTCTATGAGCGCGTGCGCGAAATCGGAACTATCAGCGCCATCGGCACGCCGCCTCGGACCATCCTCTCCCTCTTTCTCATCGAGGGATTATGTATGGGCATATTCGGTGCCATCGTCGGCGTGGTCCTAGGGGGAGGAACCATCTTTGCCCTGAATTTGATTGAAATTCCCTTCGAGTTCGGACGAGGAGGTTCTTTCATCCTGACACCTTCAATCCATCCGCTAGAAGTCATTTTGGTCTCCGGGCTTGTCATCGTCATCTCGGTCTTGGCCAGTCTTCAGCCCGCCTATAAGGCATCCCGGATGGAACCCATCGATGCACTGAGACACGTATAG
- a CDS encoding outer membrane lipoprotein-sorting protein, giving the protein MKFALFVLLASFSFSTPAFALTGDEILKTVDKNLQPGTYESYRKLINIEPSGAKREFILYTLKKGTDKVVSLFLSPSSEKGRSTLRLDENMWLYIPSVARPLRITSLQSVVGGVFNNADILRLDYHAEYSVTNLNDDKKQHLLHLKAKSGSVAYDKLKMWVDKETMLPTRIECYASTGLLIKTIYFKQTKAYGGGIRRPAVVETDSPLQKGYRSIMIFVKITKKDLADEVFSLSFLPKVGTLR; this is encoded by the coding sequence ATGAAATTCGCACTCTTTGTTTTATTGGCTTCCTTCTCGTTTTCGACTCCGGCTTTCGCCCTGACAGGGGATGAAATTCTCAAGACCGTGGACAAAAATCTCCAACCTGGGACCTATGAATCTTATCGGAAGTTGATCAATATCGAGCCGAGTGGAGCGAAAAGGGAGTTCATTCTCTACACCTTGAAAAAAGGGACCGACAAAGTAGTGTCCCTTTTTCTCTCCCCTTCGAGCGAGAAAGGCCGGTCCACCCTTCGCCTGGACGAAAACATGTGGCTCTATATCCCGAGCGTCGCCCGCCCGCTCCGGATTACCAGCCTCCAATCCGTCGTGGGCGGTGTGTTCAACAATGCCGACATCTTGCGTCTGGACTATCATGCGGAATACAGCGTCACGAATCTGAATGACGATAAAAAACAACACCTCCTCCACCTGAAGGCGAAGAGCGGCTCCGTTGCATACGACAAGCTGAAGATGTGGGTGGATAAGGAAACCATGCTCCCCACGCGCATCGAGTGTTACGCGTCGACGGGTCTTCTTATAAAAACGATTTATTTTAAACAAACCAAAGCCTATGGGGGGGGGATCCGGCGCCCGGCCGTTGTTGAAACGGATAGCCCCCTGCAGAAGGGTTACCGGTCAATCATGATTTTCGTCAAGATCACAAAAAAAGATTTGGCAGATGAGGTTTTCTCTTTGAGTTTTCTTCCCAAGGTAGGAACCCTACGTTGA
- a CDS encoding sulfurtransferase, producing MMRKKNIRSIVFLVVAGVFLTFSTLQAAEVSPLVSTAWVADNLNSITLVDVSKKGYAKGHISGAIQIKWGSEVFAPETDHMVLGLAEIERVMSKMGVAQDSHIVLYDGDGKPHHVTRVYWTLKYWHFPKVSVMDGGIGLWQKEKRPVTTDRTKASRTNIEVKYPPNTKIRAMYSPDIIHALATRKAVFVDSRPENFYNGKRYSLDKWVRSGHITGAVNVFTMNSLNKDKTFKSVAELKAMYEKAGVTADKSIITYCDTGVLATHGWFVMSELLGYKKVKVYDGSIREYGNMFDTPMKPGIVHGQFPVAPIKELQEKVLIN from the coding sequence ATGATGAGAAAAAAGAACATTAGATCTATAGTATTTCTGGTCGTGGCGGGGGTATTTTTGACGTTTTCCACCTTACAGGCGGCAGAAGTTTCTCCTCTTGTGTCTACTGCATGGGTGGCTGATAACCTGAACTCCATAACTTTAGTTGACGTTAGCAAAAAAGGTTATGCCAAAGGACATATTTCAGGGGCTATCCAGATTAAATGGGGAAGCGAGGTTTTTGCTCCTGAGACAGATCATATGGTGCTTGGTCTCGCTGAGATAGAACGAGTCATGAGCAAGATGGGTGTGGCACAGGACAGTCATATTGTCCTTTACGACGGTGACGGCAAGCCTCATCATGTAACGCGTGTCTATTGGACTTTGAAGTACTGGCATTTCCCAAAGGTAAGCGTTATGGATGGTGGTATAGGGCTTTGGCAAAAAGAAAAACGACCGGTAACAACTGATAGGACAAAGGCGAGCCGGACCAACATCGAAGTTAAATATCCACCAAACACCAAAATAAGGGCTATGTATTCCCCGGATATCATTCATGCGCTGGCGACCCGTAAGGCCGTTTTTGTCGACAGTCGTCCAGAAAATTTCTACAACGGAAAAAGATACAGTCTCGATAAATGGGTGCGTTCTGGACATATTACCGGTGCGGTGAATGTATTTACCATGAACAGTCTGAATAAGGACAAAACGTTCAAGTCTGTTGCTGAACTGAAAGCAATGTATGAAAAAGCAGGGGTTACTGCGGACAAAAGCATTATCACGTACTGCGATACTGGCGTCCTAGCTACCCACGGGTGGTTTGTGATGTCGGAATTGCTCGGCTATAAAAAGGTTAAAGTTTATGATGGCTCCATTCGTGAATACGGCAACATGTTCGATACACCAATGAAGCCTGGGATTGTTCATGGACAGTTTCCCGTGGCACCTATTAAGGAGCTGCAAGAAAAAGTTCTAATTAACTAA